The Lycium ferocissimum isolate CSIRO_LF1 chromosome 10, AGI_CSIRO_Lferr_CH_V1, whole genome shotgun sequence genome window below encodes:
- the LOC132033772 gene encoding low affinity sulfate transporter 3-like, translated as MGSVANNESFSIELQQLDAANDTARNQRTQWLLTSPNPPSLCHELINTIKKTVLPHGKTTKQSRNGAFFSFLKGLFPILSWGRNYKGTKFKHDIMAGLTLASLCIPQSIGYANLAKLDPQYGLYTSVVPPLIYAVMGSSREIAIGPVAVVSLLLSAMVPKIVDPAVDHIAYRNLVFTATFFTGAFQAAFGLFRLGFLVDFLSHAAIVGFMGGAAIVIGLQQLKGLFGINHFTTKTDVVSVLEAVFKSLHNEPWFPLNFVLGCSFLIFILITRFIGIRNKKMFWLPAIAPLISVVLSTLIVYLTKADQHGVKIVKHFKGGLNPSSLHQLQFNNPHVGELAKIGLICAIVALTEAIAVGRSFASIKGYHLDGNKEMVAMGCMNLVGSVTSCYTATGSFSRTAVNFSAGCETVVSNIVMAITVLISLELLTKLLYYTPLAILASIIISALPGLIDISEACHIWKVDKTDFIICIAAFFGVLFGSVEIGLLIAVGISFGKIILGTIRPSVQLQGRLPGTDTFCDITQFPVATETPGILVIRVNNASLCFANANFIRGRILSTVTNGSEEHTKEKIRVLVLDMSNVVSVDTSGIVALEELHRELVSQGIQLAIANPRWKVINKLKAAKFLDKLGKGWIFLTVGDAVDACLNTKMSDLSTITC; from the exons AATTAAAAAAACTGTGTTGCCTCATGGAAAGACCACAAAACAATCAAGAAATGGagctttcttttcattcttgaAAGGATTATTTCCAATTCTTAGCTGGGGTAGAAATTATAAAGGTACAAAGTTTAAGCATGACATAATGGCTGGCTTAACTCTTGCCAGTCTCTGCATACCTCAG AGTATTGGATATGCTAATCTCGCGAAACTCGATCCTCAATATGGCTTAT acACCAGTGTTGTACCACCATTGATATATGCTGTGATGGGAAGTTCACGGGAGATTGCCATTGGCCCTGTTGCTGTTGTATCATTACTGCTTTCTGCAATGGTTCCCAAAATTGTAGACCCCGCAGTTGATCATATTGCTTACAGGAATCTTGTTTTCACTGCCACATTCTTCACTGGTGCATTTCAGGCAGCTTTTGGACTATTCAG GTTGGGGTTTCTTGTGGATTTTCTATCACATGCTGCCATTGTTGGATTCATGGGAGGTGCAGCCATTGTAATAGGCCTCCAACAGTTAAAGGGTCTGTTTGGGATTAACCATTTTACTACCAAGACTGATGTGGTGTCTGTATTAGAAGCTGTTTTCAAATCACTCCATAATGAACCA TGGTTTCCACTGAATTTTGTACTTGGCTGCTCCTTCCTCATCTTCATCCTAATTACCAGGTTCATT GGGATAAGGAATAAGAAAATGTTCTGGCTGCCAGCAATTGCTCCTCTTATATCGGTTGTACTATCCACTTTGATAGTTTATCTAACAAAAGCTGATCAACATGGAGTCAAGATTGTAAAACACTTCAAAGGGGGTCTCAATCCAAGTTCACTTCACCAATTACAattcaataatccacacgttggAGAACTCGCGAAAATTGGGCTGATTTGTGCTATCGTCGCTCTTACT GAGGCCATCGCTGTTGGCCGATCTTTCGCTTCAATCAAAGGCTATCATCTTGATGGAAACAAAGAAATGGTAGCCATGGGATGTATGAACCTTGTGGGATCTGTAACTTCTTGCTACACAGCAACTG GTTCATTTTCAAGAACAGCAGTAAATTTCAGTGCAGGATGTGAAACTGTGGTGTCAAACATAGTTATGGCAATCACAGTTCTCATATCTCTGGAGTTGTTAACAAAGCTATTGTACTATACTCCATTGGCAATACTGGCTTCAATTATCATATCAGCTCTTCCAGGATTAATTGACATTAGTGAAGCATGTCATATTTGGAAAGTGGATAAGACAGACTTCATTATTTGCATTGCTGCCTTCTTTGGAGTACTCTTTGGCTCTGTGGAAATTGGTCTTCTAATAGCG GTTGGCATctcatttggtaaaataattctTGGTACCATCAGACCAAGTGTACAACTCCAAGGCAGACTTCCTGGGACAGATACATTCTGTGACATTACTCAATTTCCTGTGGCCACTGAAACTCCAGGAATCTTGGTAATTAGAGTGAACAATGCTTCACTCTGCTTTGCAAATGCTAATTTCATAAGAGGAAG GATATTGAGCACAGTGACAAATGGAAGTGAAGAGCACACCAAGGAAAAGATTCGTGTTTTAGTGTTAGATATGTCAA ATGTAGTGAGCGTCGATACATCAGGAATCGTTGCATTGGAGGAATTGCATAGAGAATTGGTATCGCAGGGAATACAA TTAGCTATAGCAAACCCAAGGTGGAAAGTGATCAACAAGTTGAAGGCAGCAAAATTTCTAGATAAACTTGGAAAAGGGTGGATTTTCCTCACCGTTGGGGACGCTGTAGATGCCTGCTTGAATACCAAAATGAGTGATCTTAGCACTATCACTTGTTGA